In Globicephala melas chromosome 20, mGloMel1.2, whole genome shotgun sequence, the genomic window GAAACCGAGGGCCAGGGAAGCTCAGTCACTTGAATGAAGCCATAAACTAGGAAACAGTGAAACTGGGTTTGGGACGGTCTCTCTGATTCCAGACCTTTACTTTTTCCCTGGATGCCATAAGGGTGACAGGAGCTGACAACCTCTTCCTTAGAGGGTGTGATGGTCTGAACCCCATTTCTTAACCTCTAGGGGCAGCCTGTTCAAGTGTCACACAGCCATTACAGTCAGAAAGATTGTCGTCACATGCCACCTTGGTCTCTCACGCTGTGGTTCAAGCCCAGAGCACCAGGTTCCACGTCCCCAACATGCTGGGCTCAGCCAGGCTCCTTCTGGGAACTCTCCGACCCCACTGTGGCCAGGCTGCTGCTCGTGCCTCACCGGCTTCCGGGCCTCTGTTGGGAGGTCTCAGGCCTCCTAAACGGCCACCGAAGAGCCTTCTTTGCTTGCAAAAATAACCGCGTCTGCAAAGGTGCAgggtggcatgggggctcagccCTCATCCAGTGAGCCTTCTCTCCGGGCCAGACCCTGAGctgtgggggtgggaaggggaggctgcTTCTATCTCCCCTGAGTTCCCATTCCTGCTCTGCTGGGATTCAGGGACAGGCTAGCAGAGAAGCCCTTGGAACTTGCCAAGTCCCGTCCCCTGTCTGACCGTggagtgagaagcccacacctaGGGATAGCTCATGCCTGGCTGAGCCCTTAAATCATCTTCGCGGGGCAGAGACAGCCCACTTCCTGCCCCTGgatggaggtggggctgggtttccAGCCAATCCGGGAAGCAGGCAGcaggcctctctcctccccacagaGAGGGCAGCTTTGGGACTAGGGGTTAGGGCCCCGGGGTGTGTGCTGTGTTCAGGCTGGCTTTCCCAGAGCAGGCGTGGGGCATGCCCACCCCTCTCTCCCTGAGGACTTTGGTCCCTGTTCTCCTCCgggtctcagtttccacatctttaaATGGAGGTGTCTGACTGGACGAGCTGATCTCGAGGTTGTCTATGGGCTGCTCTGTGTCCTGGGAGCCTGGCCTGTGACAGCAGGGGCTGTGTCTTCTCCCTGCACTGCTGAGTCCTCAGAGGGGTAGAATCTTGGCCCTGTCATACTCAAGTTTGTAGCTCAATAAATAGCTGTCGCACGACTGCAtcaactttcttctcttttgctctttcttGCCTTAGACATGGCTCTGGACATTCGCTCATGTCTTGGGTATGTGCCCACCTGGGGGTCACCTGTCCCTCCGTGGGCAGCTGGCGACACGAGGGGAAATAAGGAGGTGGCAGCTTTTCCCATGAGATTTGCAGCTGGGGTGACCCCACTTGATACCACTCCTGCTAGATATTCCTTCTCACCTAAAGCCAGCAGACAGCGTGTCTCTGAAACAGCTTCTTGGACGGTTAGCCAGAGCTCCCCTGTGCCAGGAGCAGTATTTGGAGGACAAAGCCCTTATCTTCAGGAAATGTAAGACTGAGTGGGGGAAATAAGACAGGAATGCCACCAACTGTCACCTGTCTGGTTGCTGTGGGTGCCGTGCTGGCTGCAGAAACCAGAGAGGGAGGCAAAGCAGTGGGCTGGCACTGGATGGAGGAGGCCCAGAAGAATTCTCCGCCGGGTCATCTAACAACGAGAAGCTCGCATTTCCTCACTTGTAACAGGGAGGGAAGAGTAACCTTCCACCTGCCGGGAGCTCCTGTGGGTCAGGTGTTTCTCAAATACTAACTCCTCTAATGCTTATTTTTCAGTTGCAGTCaccaaggcacagaaaggttgagtaactttcccaaggtcacacagccagtctgTGGCAGAAGTAGGGTTGAAACAGGTCCACGTAATTCAAAGCCTTTGCTGGCGTCGTTGGGTTTCTGGGGAACCCTGGTGGTATAAAAGGGATTTTAGAAAGCTGATTACGTAGAAACGTGAAGCCCTGAGGCCTTGAGGCTAGGCTGGAGAAGGCTCCTGGGGATTGCTGTGTCAAGCAGGTGTCTCTGAGGGTGGAGGGCTGACAGAGGGCCCGGGTCCACCGTCTGGGGTGGGTCTGCCTTTCACAAGAGACTCCTCGTCTGTGAGGGAGCCTTAGGACCCTTTGGGAGGTGGTCAGCCAGCCTGGGCTCCAGGCCCCCTGTTgtccagggagagagggaaggagggaggagcctGATCCAAGATTCAAGCAAGGAATGCTGGGCTAGGAGCTGGGGGATGAGGTCGAGGCCTCAACTTTGCAGGTGAACAATCTGGTGACTCTGGATAAATTTTTGAGAACTAGAGCCTCAGAGGGCATTGCTGAAGGAAACTCAGAAGCCATTTCAACGTAAGGCCCACGATGAATCACCATATGTACCCCCACATGTACCCCATATGTACCCCCATATGTACACCACATGTACAGTGAATCAGTGGTAGAGCTAGAGATCCATGCGAAACTCTTCCCTTCCCGCTGCCCCGGGCCTTGGcattctgggtctcagtttctcccACGTGTGAAATGAAGGAGTTGGATGGGGAATTTCCTAGGACAATTTAGGCTTTGACATTTTGCGTTGAGTAAGTACCCTTACAAGCCCCCGAGCTTTGGAGCTCACATCAGGCCAGACAGGCTGACCATCAGACCAACAGCTGCACAGGCCTAACCACTGTGGGATGCAGGCCCAGCCACCAGCTGGGTCTTGGGTGACAGGAGGCCTGAGAATGGAGAGGGCAAGAGAGAAGGCCCTCTGGATGGGACAGTGCCAACACTGGCCTGAAAGGGATTGACCCGGCAGTAGTCAAGGGCGCAGACCCTAGAGCCAGAGGTTTGAATCTTGGCCCTGACATACTCGAGTTTGGGCGATgtagttaacctctctgggccttcgtttcctcatctggaaaaaggATACAATAACAATAGCAGAGTTGTTTCCAGGACCGCTCTACATGCATGTAGAGTGTCTCACACAGTATTCACAAATGTTAGCTAGGGgtgttttattatcttttaacacATACAGAATGGAACCCTCAGAGATCAGACACCGAGTTTGCAGCAAGCCTCCAAGACACCAACTGGTGGGGTAGAGAGAGCCAGATGCGTTTATGGGGACCTTGGACGAGTGACTTATCTTCCCTGAACCTCAGCtgcctcatctataagatggggcGAATAAAACCCCTCTCCTGTTATTGTGTGACAACCTGTTAAGCTCAGCTTCCTCTGCAGGGGTCACTCATAACGGggctttccctccccttccctggaaATGTTATAGCAGAGGTGATTTTGTCAGAACGCAAAGAAGGAAGCTTTAGACGTGTGGGCAGCGCCTCAGCCCCAGCACTCCGTCCTGCCTCATTTGGACAagggctgggagaggagaaaTGGGGTCCCCAGGATGGGTCTCTACCTAGCTCCCTGCAGTAGCACTGACATGTGTCCCCCCGCCCCATGGGCCCTGGGGTTCACTTTGGGTCAGAGGAAGGCATTCCCGTGCCAAGGCATCAATACCCTGCTCGGGACGGGTGCAGAGGGGCCGTGCCCTGACCCTGTGAGGGAGGCACGTCCTGGCCACCGCGGGGCTTTGGAGGATCTGGGGTTATTGTTCCTCTAAGAGGCGTTGGCTGAACTTGCTCTTCAGCCCCAGGAGGATTGCCATTCCAGGTCTGGCAGGTTCCATTAATTACCTTCTTGGAGGGCTCCTGCTTTGGGCTGAATCACAcgttttcagagagagagagctgagcCATCAGTttgggcaggagggcagggcacGGTCAGGGGTCAGCCTGAGTCCCTGGCCTCCCCGTGGTCTTAGAGCACCGCAGCCTGGCCTGGCTCTCTCCCTGGCACTGACACCCACTGGGGGAGACGCAGGCCCACTTCCCTACCCATAGAAAACAGAGGCCAAGAAAGCCCTGACCCCGTGCCCTCGTTTCTGGTCTTGCTGAATCAGCGAAGGGGCTTCCAGGACAACCTCAAGCCTGTGTCATCTCACTCCAGCTCCTGGCCTATCCCACCCAGCCCCTCAGGCTGCTGTGGGCgggcagctcccaggaggccatTCACGGCAACCTTGGCCCCCTTTGTGAGTGGAGGCTTTGAGCCCGAGTCCAGTGTCCTGCACTCTCAGCCCTGgaacctctccttctctcccgGGCTTCTGAGAGGCCAGCTCAaggcctgtttcttttttctttcagcctgAGTGGTGAGGCCTCCTCCGCTGGCTTCCTAAGCAGACCCTGAGTTTCAGTCACATCCCAGGCTCCTCGGCAGAGACCCCGGCCCCAGGCTCTGGGTCACATCCTCTATGTGGCCTCTTGTTCAAACACGCACAAGCTGAGGCAGGTGTCACGTGGTTGGGGGGCTAGAAAGAGCCCTGCTCAGTATTACAAGGCTTCCTTTCTGGACGTGGCTATGGCTCTGTGGCTGCTATAATGGAGTAATTAAACCCATGGGCCAGGCTGACCTAGGGCTTTTTGACCTCGACACTACTGACCTTCTGGGCTGGAGAATTCTCTGGGGCAGGGGCTGTCCCGTGCACAGTAGGCTACTTAGCCACATCTCTGGTGTCTATCCTCCAGATCCCAGTAGcatcccccagttgtgacaaccagaatgtctccagacactatcaaacgtCCCTTGGGGAGCAAAATAGCCCGTGGCTGAGAACATCCGAATTGATCTATGGTGACAGAGTTGGAATTATAGGTATGTTAGGGGCACGGGGTGTATGGGGGGCGATTGACTGGGAAAAGGTGCAATGGGCTTTATGGGGTGCTAGAAATGTTCTGGGTGGCGGTTACACAAGTAAACACGTGCTTACATTTTCATAcgtaaaatgaaaatgcattaaGCTGGATGCTAAtggtttgtccattttattgtagGAAAAAATGCCTAAAAAATTGAGCCTAGTGTAGACAGGACCGGACTTGGGTTTCAGTCCTGACTCTGCCcttgaggctcagtttcctcctgtgtaaaatggggataataggaGTACTCACCTTACTGGGctgttgcaaagattaaatgaggcaGTCAATATAGATTtcttagcccagtgcctgcaTATGGCGAGGGATCTCAGGGTGTTAGCTATTATGATGTGCAGGGTCACTTGctctttctatgcctcagtttccccagctgagGGAACTGTGTTGGATGGTCCCTAAGGTCTCTCGCCGCCATGACTTTACCTGATGGTCTTGGAGCCATTTTTTTCTTAGCCTAAAAGCCTTCAAGGTTGCTGATTCTATAGGACCAAGCAAAGTTCGTCCTTGTTGCTGGGAGCACTGGAGTAGATGAAATGCTGAGAAAGACGCAGAACATTCCAGTCAGACCTTTTAGAAACAGGAAGAAGGGAGGCAGAGGGCTGAAGTGACAACTTTGCAGCCACCCTTCCTCTGCAGAAGCTCCCTGGCAGACCGGTGCAGCTCAGTCCCGGTTCTAACATTGGGTGGGGCCGATGGGAGTGAGTTCCCTAAGTGGAGAGGTGAGACAGAATTCAGTTTTCAAAGGGTAGTCTCAAGCAGAACACTGTTCCCTCTGAATCATCACTTTTGTtaaggattaagaaaaaaaaaaatgccccctccccccatggcACAACCACCCTGGAGAACAGAGGTAATGAGCTTGTGGGAAACAGACGTGCAGTTGGCACCAGtcagagggtggggaagggaggagagaagatggGGCAACCGTCCAATCCCCTGGAAGGTGTATAAAAGGCATCCACTCTGGGGAAGAGCCACAGTCCTCGGCCAGGCCAAGCCAAAATCCTACCGCACCAGTGCTCTCTGCCCATCTCGCTCTCACCATGAGCTGTTTCCTGCAGAATTCCTCCGCTAGCTATGGGGGTGGTTCCTGCAAGCTGGGAGGAGGTCGCAGTATCTCTAGCAGCTCAACCCGGTTTTGCTCTGGGGGATCAGCTGGGGGCTTTGGGGGTGGCATGAGCTGCAGCTTTGGTGGAGGGGCTGGTAGTGGTTTGGGTGGAGGCTTTGCAGGTGGCCTTGGAGGTGGCAGCTTTGGTGGGTGTTTTGGTGGTGGCTTTGGTGACTTCGGTGGAGGATATGGTGGTGGCCTTGGCGGCAGCCTCAGTGGTGGCGATGGCGGCCTCCTCTCTGGCAACGAGAAGATCACCATGCAGAACCTCAACAGCCGCCTGGCCTCCTACCTGGAGAAGGTGCGCACCCTGGAGGAGGCCAACGCTGACCTGGAGGTGAAGATccgtgactggcatctgaagaaGAGCCCAACCAGCCCGGAGCGGGACTACAGCTCCTACTTCAAGACCATCGAGGACCTCCGGGACAAGGTGAGTCCTTGCAGGTCGAGGAGGGTTCCTCTGAGCAGGGCAGAGACGCACTGGCCAGGAAAAGCAGGGTCCCCAGGGACCAGAAGATGCAGAGTGGGCAGAATTCTTACcctttctttgggggaaaatctAGTCTTCTACTGCATCTCTCTTCCTGATGGGTTTTCTCACGCTACGCGTTCTCTcccattattcatttttattgttcttaCTCATGCCAATATCTTTTACTGCTTTCCAGTTATGTTATTACTGACTTGATCTCTATAATCCTAACCCACTGGGTCATTTGGAAGCTGTGCTGGGTTATTTGGAAGTTTTCAAAGCCACTAAGAATGGCTAAAACCAACAGAGAAAGGAATGCATGTTCATTCATTGGTTTGGGAACACTATTTTCTAGGGGCCTCCTTTAAACTGGCATTCTCAATTGGCAGCGACCAGGTAGGGGAGATGCAGGCAGAGGCTTAGGCAGTGCTAAGCTGAGATTCTCTCCGTTAAGGCCTGTCCATCACGTTGTGATGCCAGCTTGTTGGAACAGAAATCCATCTGCCTGGGCTGAGTCCCAGCTATGTGGGGTggattttaaatgcttttgtttAAATGTCTAACAAAAGTTTAGAAGAGAAATTCAAATGGATGGGGATACTTGTTGGAATTCCACCCTGCTCAGAGGGGAGGCCAGCTCCGGTGATGTTATTATGAACTGTGGGGGGCCAGGCTGATTCTGTCCTGATCTCAAGGAGAAGAAAGGCCCTCAAGACAGCGGCCACTAGAGGTTGCCAGTCTGACGCTGCAGAGACGTGACTAACCACAGATGTTCTTGGTGGGGTCGTTCCCCTGAAATGTACATCCCGATCTTTCCCACCATGACCAGACATAGAATGATGGAGTGACAGAACAAACCAAGGGGACCTGTCGTCCTGTCTctcactttacagaagaggaactgaggcccagagagaagtgTCCTGTCCCAGCTCGCAGGGGCAGAGAAGAGGCAGGGTCTGATGGCCACCCGTCCTGCCCGTGTTTTCTCAGTCCTGCTCCCCAAGCTTGTGGACCCTCCAGTGTTTGGTTACCTTCTGTGTTTTGCAGATCTTGGCGGCCACCATCGACAACAACCGGATCATTCTGGAGATCGACAACTCCAGGCTGGCTGCCGACGACTTCAGGCTCAAGTGAGTTTATTTCCCTCATTCCCCTTTCCCAGCAGTTATAGTTTTAGACAAATGCTCCTCTGAACCAAGTAACCAGAGTATCCCAGGAGTGAAGGTCTTGCGGAAGTAGCAGAGTCCAGTGCAGGGGTAGTGGAGTGTCTAAtaccatttcttccttccttccttccttcctccctccctccctgccttccttccttcctttttttattggagcagagaaaggtttattgcagggctaAGTAAGGAGAATGAGTGACTTGTGCTcaaaaacccaaactcctaataCCATttctatggggttttttttgtttttttttcacggtgcatgggcctctcactgctgtggcgtctcccgttgcggagcacaggctccggacgtgcaggctcagcggctatggctcacgggcccagccgctccgcggcatgtgggatcttcccggacaggggcatgaacccgtgtcccctgcatcggcaggcggactctcaaccactgcgccaccagggaagccctctatgttgttttttcaatttaaaaatcctttaggTATGAGAACGAGCTGGCCCTGCGCCAGAGCGTGGAGGCAGACATCAACGGCCTCCGCAGGGTGCTGGACGAACTGACCCTGATGAAGACCGACCTGGAGATGCAGATCGAGAGCCTGAACGAGGAGCTGGCCTACCTGAAGAAGAACCACGAGGAGGTGAGAGGTGGGCTGTGCTTGCCATGGCTGAATCACCTTCAGGGATGACGGGGAGCCCTCTGCTGCAGCCAGGCTCAGCCCTCCACTGTGGGACCTGGAAGCACTTTCCAGAACATTCCAGTAGCATTCAGAGCCGAGGAGGGCCAGGCTGAGGAACTTCATGCGTCTTCCTTTTCCATCCCTACAGGAGATGAAGGAGCTCAGAAACCAGGTGATCGGCCAGGTCAATGTGGAGATGGACGCCACCCCAGGCATTGACCTAAGCCGCGTGCTGGCGGAGATGAGGGAGCAGTACGAGGCCATGGCGGAGAAGAACCGCCGGGATGCCGAGGAATGGTTCAACAGCAAGGTACCTGGCCCTCTAACCTCGCTGAGCCAGGGGGTGCTCGGGCCCTCCAGCTGGGCTCTTCCATCACCTTGGTCCTGCTTGAATTCCAGAGTGAAGAGCTGGCCAAGGAGGTGTCTTCCAGCACTGCCATTATCCAGACCAGTAAGACGGAGATCACGGAGCTCAGGCGTACGCTCCAGGGTCTGGAGATTGAGCTGCAGTCCCAGCTCAGCATGGTACAcctgctgcccctgcccagcGGCTGCCCCCTCTAGGCCCCTCCCCCTGGCCCGGCTCCCCTCTGACCTTCTCCTCTGCTGCCCCACCAGAAAGCCGGGCTGGAGAGCACGGTGTCGGAGACCGAGTGCCGCTACGCCCTGCAGCTGCAGCAGGTCCAGGGCTTCATCAGCAGCATCGAGGCCCAGCTGAGCGAGCTCCGCAGTGAGATGGAGTGCCAGAGCCAGGAGTACAAGATGCTGCTGGACACCAAGGCGCGGCTGGAGCAGGAGATCGCCACCTACCGCAGCCTGCTGGAGGGCCAGGACGCCAAGTAGGTCATGTGGGAAATTGACTGCAGGACCCTGGGCTGTCAGGCCCTTGTGTCTGGGAGGAAAGGACACCTGTCTGAGTTTCAACAGCCTGGACCAGGATCCAGGACCAGCGCTTCCTTCTTGTCTTCTGGCATCAGACTGTAGGGGCATTGCTGTTGACTTTTTAATTCGGGCCTCCAGGTTAGACTGGCAGGACTAGGGACTATGGAGAAGATATCTCATACTGGAAAAGTATTAGCTTGGATTCAGGGCAGCCCAGCAGAGCtgttaaaatagagatttaaCTGCCTTCAGACTACCTGCAGGGATCAGGCCATCCTTGTGGGATCAAGGGAGGGGTAAGGGGTCGAGTGTAGCACAGGGAGGACAAAACACCCAGCAAATGCCTAATAATATCTCCTCCTGAGGCTTCCCAGATGGACAGCACAGGCCTGGGAGTCACCTGACGCTGCTGCTCTGTGGGCTGGGGGCACAGCTGGGAAAAGAGCCCAACTCAGGGGCTCAAAGTGATGATCTGAGAGACTCCATCTGAGGACAGGTAGGCGGCTGTCCTCAGTTGCCTTCTGCTCATGgctgcctctctcctttctcccttctcccaggCTTCCCGGCTTCCCCGCAGGAGGTAAGGAAATAACCTAGTGGGAGAGGTGATGCGGCTCCTGCTTCTGGCCCTGTGGGCGGGCTGGGCGGCAGTGCTTAGTTCCCCAGTGTAGGGAGCGGGGAATGGTACTGGAGCAGAAGCGGTCACCTgctcctctgttttcctttcaaaatagGTGGCTCTGTCCCCACAGCCCCACAGACGGGGCTGTCATGGAGGGAGTCCCCCAGACAATAACACAGAGTCCCCATCAACTACCCACCACGCCACCAGACTGACTAGGGGTTTGGGGCCCTCCTGGGGGGCCTGAGCTGGCCTGAGCTGGGTCTTCTCCAGCCTGAAGTTCTTTTGCCTCTTCCATTGCCCAGGAACCATCTCTACTAGCAGCACCACCTCCACTCGCCGCATTTCAGAAAAAACTAGGCCTTAAATCTGCCGGGCAGCCCCTCGCTCTGTCTTCAGTGCCCAGAGGAGAGAGCTGACGGTTCCCTGCAGGAGCAAAGGAGGGACTGCAGGACCCGAGGCTCGGCCACTCCGCTCTCGGCCCGCACCCTCCCAAGGGGAGCCACTCCCCGCCCTTCTCTCTGGGtctgcttcctcttccccctgACCTGCCTCCTCTGATTCCTCAGCTTCTCTactaaaaagaaaagctaattcAATAAAGTTTCCCACTTTCTTGCAAATGTATTTTTGATTCTGGCTTGGTTTTTGAGGGTGGTACCTGCCAAAGCCCTGactgggggcggtggggggaggtgggtgggtgaGGTCGGGCTGAACGGCCCACCCTGACGAGGCCCAGCCCAGAGAGCTCCCAGATGGGAGGGACACAAGGCGCCCGGGCCGACCGTCAGCCACGGGGTCGATAATGACAAACACAGGCCACAGGTGGCTCACGGGTGATGGTGCCCTGCAAACATGGACATGAGGGGAAGAGGCACAGAGGGCTTGCGGCAGAATGCAAGGGGCTAGCGCAGGGCTGGTGTGGGGAGACAGAGGCCTAGGACAATTACTCCAGCCCCAGCTACTGCCCTTCTGCTTTCTGCGGAGACAGCTTCCTTTGGGCACCCTCACCTGCAGTCCCCCCACCCCTCTGCTTGCCCCAAGGTCCTGCCATTCCAAGCCACTCAGTGACCAGATGCACGACTCAAGGAGTGACCTCAGCCTGGGCTGACGGTGAccctcctccccgcctcccctctGGACCCCTGTTCCCCCTGCTTCTCTGGACGTCCCAGCTTACACGTGCAGCCTCCTCCGGCTCTGCTTACTCCTCACGGGGACGGGTCCCCTGGATTCTGACATAGGCAGTCTTCTCTTTTGCTTCTTCGCTGCGCCCCTCCTTGGGCCATCTGGGACATATCCATGGTCACAATTACCAGTATGTCCTGATGACTCTCCGTCGAGGTCGCTCTCCTCTGTTCCAGTCTCACATGCCCAAATGAGCCGGCCATCACCTCCTCAGATCCACTCATCTGAAGGAGCATCCCTCCTTCTCCCAGATCTGGGCCTTCCTGGTCCTCCATCCCAGAGGACCCAGGAGCCTTGATTCCTCTTGGTTCTGTCTCTCCTTCACCCCCCTCACAAGTCCACCCCATAGATGCTCATGTCCTCAATGTCTTAACTTGCTGGGCAGGTTGCCACGGCCTCCGTGGCCtctctggcctccctgcctccagtttGAGCTTCCCCTTTATCCGTGCTTCACACGCCAGCCAGGGCCATTGCTGGAAACGGAAAGCCCTCCCGGCTTAGAGATGCTGCAGAAGCTCCCCACAGGCCACTGAGGAAAGTCCAGACTCCTTGCCAGCCAAGAGGCCACCGGGTCCGGCTACTTCCGGCCTCTCTCTGGCCCTAGTTCTACACTGGCTTCTCCCCGCCCACCCACAGGTCCTGCCACTCCAAACCGTTCTCAGTGAGCCAGCCACATGGCTGGACCCCTCCGGCCCTTGTTCAATGAGTGACCTCCGTTCGATCTGAGCTTCCTCTAGCTTCCTCTCctgttctctttgttttattgGAGACCACCAGATTTTTATTCAACACTCCAACTGAGATGGACACCCCCTCCTCTGCGGCACCCGGAGAGAGTGGGGTGCACTCAGGTGTTGGCACATCTGTGCCCTCCTGCCCGGGCTGTGTCCAGCCGACTGCTGGGGCTCGGCCAGTGCTTATTGAGGGGAGACACCAGTGAATGAACTGGGGGAGTGCCCCTCGGATGCCATCTGATTTTTGTCACGGGGTGGTAGGCCAGAGGGTAGGGGGGTTCTGCCACTCTTGCCCAttccctgccccttcctcatttcccctccccctcccgcccccctgtCCGCATCGTCGCTGCCCTCCTTCATCCTTCTCCACCCCAAGCCTGCCTGGGCACTGGGCAGTTGGTTTAGTCCACAGTGGTCGCTCAGAAGTGACCCGCCCAGCGTGCTTAGCCAGGGGAAAGGTGTCACCGTCCACTCATCCCAGATCCCACCCCCACTGAGGAACGAGGTGCGGCTCAGTTGTCATCCACATGCCCAGAGCTGTGCTAGGAGCTCAGAGATCAAAGACAAAGAGGACATGACCTCCACTCCCAAACCCGGTTACTTTTTGTTAATCTATTTCATCAGCAGCTGTTAATTGAGCGCACCGTGTATCAGACACTATATTGGATcctggagagaaagaaatgtgcCAAAACTCAGCCTCTCTCTTTAGGGAGTTCACGGACTGGCGGGCAGCAGGAGGTGACACCCGCAACGATAACTTACTGCCATCTTCAAAGCTCAGTTCAGGGTTCACATTCTGCCACAGATCTCTGCTCTTTCCCTaccactcccaccctccccggTCTGTCCTCAAGGCCCCCTGTACTGATGGCCGTCATGGCCATTATTGGAGGGCAGGGCGCGATGGCCACAGGCTCTGGAGCCGCGCTATCCTGGCGTGTGTCCCATCTCTGCCACTGATTCCATCTGTAACACTGGCCAAACCACTGAACCCTGTGGGCTCACTTTCCTACCTGCTAAGTACCACCGCCCTCGCTTAGAACAGTCCAGGCTCGtattaagtgctcagtaaattaaGCTTTGTTGTCCTTTTTCCTTCAGGGCAGGGATCGTTTTGTCCTCCTCACCATCCTCCTAACTAGGCTGTTAAAGGAGCTCAGGAAATGTGTTGGATGGAGCAATGAGAGCTGACAAGGAAGACAAACTCGGTAATGAAAGAGGTGGACAAGCACACGGTCCTGCAGACGCGAGGGAGGGGACTGGGCTGGAGGAGGTCCTGAGAGCTGAGCCCCGGGGCTGGTGCACGGCCCTCCCGGGCCTTTCTGGGCTTGGAGCCCCTCTTCCCGAGACCCAGGCCAAGGCTGTGTAGGGAGCAGGCCCCTCCTTTTCTGAGCCAGTGCCGGGGGG contains:
- the LOC115843594 gene encoding keratin, type I cytoskeletal 13 isoform X1; its protein translation is MSCFLQNSSASYGGGSCKLGGGRSISSSSTRFCSGGSAGGFGGGMSCSFGGGAGSGLGGGFAGGLGGGSFGGCFGGGFGDFGGGYGGGLGGSLSGGDGGLLSGNEKITMQNLNSRLASYLEKVRTLEEANADLEVKIRDWHLKKSPTSPERDYSSYFKTIEDLRDKILAATIDNNRIILEIDNSRLAADDFRLKYENELALRQSVEADINGLRRVLDELTLMKTDLEMQIESLNEELAYLKKNHEEEMKELRNQVIGQVNVEMDATPGIDLSRVLAEMREQYEAMAEKNRRDAEEWFNSKSEELAKEVSSSTAIIQTSKTEITELRRTLQGLEIELQSQLSMKAGLESTVSETECRYALQLQQVQGFISSIEAQLSELRSEMECQSQEYKMLLDTKARLEQEIATYRSLLEGQDANPESSQMGGTQGARADLTSVRSELPLASSPVLFVLLETTRFLFNTPTEMDTPSSAAPGESGVHSGVGTSVPSCPGCVQPTAGARPVLIEGRHQ
- the LOC115843594 gene encoding keratin, type I cytoskeletal 13 isoform X3; the protein is MQNLNSRLASYLEKVRTLEEANADLEVKIRDWHLKKSPTSPERDYSSYFKTIEDLRDKILAATIDNNRIILEIDNSRLAADDFRLKYENELALRQSVEADINGLRRVLDELTLMKTDLEMQIESLNEELAYLKKNHEEEMKELRNQVIGQVNVEMDATPGIDLSRVLAEMREQYEAMAEKNRRDAEEWFNSKSEELAKEVSSSTAIIQTSKTEITELRRTLQGLEIELQSQLSMKAGLESTVSETECRYALQLQQVQGFISSIEAQLSELRSEMECQSQEYKMLLDTKARLEQEIATYRSLLEGQDAK
- the LOC115843594 gene encoding keratin, type I cytoskeletal 13 isoform X2, coding for MSCFLQNSSASYGGGSCKLGGGRSISSSSTRFCSGGSAGGFGGGMSCSFGGGAGSGLGGGFAGGLGGGSFGGCFGGGFGDFGGGYGGGLGGSLSGGDGGLLSGNEKITMQNLNSRLASYLEKVRTLEEANADLEVKIRDWHLKKSPTSPERDYSSYFKTIEDLRDKILAATIDNNRIILEIDNSRLAADDFRLKYENELALRQSVEADINGLRRVLDELTLMKTDLEMQIESLNEELAYLKKNHEEEMKELRNQVIGQVNVEMDATPGIDLSRVLAEMREQYEAMAEKNRRDAEEWFNSKSEELAKEVSSSTAIIQTSKTEITELRRTLQGLEIELQSQLSMKAGLESTVSETECRYALQLQQVQGFISSIEAQLSELRSEMECQSQEYKMLLDTKARLEQEIATYRSLLEGQDAKLPGFPAGGTISTSSTTSTRRISEKTRP